In a single window of the Thermus amyloliquefaciens genome:
- a CDS encoding cation:proton antiporter family protein gives MEALWVAAAFALGLLASRLGLPPLVGYLGAGFALNGLGLGETDFLHHAAEIGVLLLLFTVGLKLRFQDLLEPRVLVAGGLHLLLFSLLAFLLLGSLPLAMALAFSSTVLVVKVLEDKKELTTYHGRLSVGILVLQDLVAVGLITLYGENRISPWAGLILLVPLGRFAVSWLLEKSGHEELLVLFGLGLALLGGEGFRQAGLSPELGALTMGVLLSGHEKGGEMAKALWGLKEAFLVAFFLDIGLREGLRGVEPGLVLASLLLVLIKSPLFFALFLLLGLRARTAFVSGMYLGNYSEFALIVGVVLERAGLLPYSLPTLALGVALSMAVSAPLARYSHSLYKRLEARLLPLERRVAHPDQEPERLEGATALIVGMGRTGGAVYRILEAGGERPVGLDADPEKVARHQAKGRRVFYGDAEDPELWERLDLSGLKAVVLALPDLEAKLLAARWLKERGFKGILAATSFHLEEDPALEAAGVTLLFHPFREAGERLAERVLEKLAIMGGVSHGRS, from the coding sequence ATGGAGGCCCTCTGGGTGGCCGCCGCCTTCGCCCTGGGCCTGTTGGCCAGCCGCCTGGGGCTTCCCCCCTTGGTGGGCTACCTGGGGGCAGGCTTTGCCCTAAACGGACTGGGCCTGGGGGAGACCGACTTCCTGCACCATGCGGCGGAGATCGGGGTGCTCCTTCTGCTTTTCACCGTGGGGTTAAAGCTCCGCTTCCAGGACCTCTTGGAGCCTCGAGTCCTGGTGGCAGGGGGGCTCCACCTCCTGCTCTTCTCCCTCCTGGCCTTCCTCCTCCTGGGAAGCCTTCCCCTGGCCATGGCCTTGGCCTTTTCCAGCACCGTGCTGGTGGTGAAGGTCCTGGAGGACAAGAAGGAGCTGACCACCTACCACGGTCGCCTCAGCGTGGGCATCCTGGTCCTTCAGGACCTGGTGGCCGTGGGCCTCATCACCCTTTACGGCGAAAACCGGATCAGCCCTTGGGCCGGCCTCATCCTCCTTGTGCCCCTGGGGCGCTTCGCCGTGTCCTGGCTTCTGGAAAAAAGCGGCCACGAGGAGCTTTTGGTGCTCTTTGGTCTGGGCCTTGCCCTTCTTGGGGGAGAAGGCTTCCGCCAGGCGGGCCTGTCCCCGGAGCTGGGAGCCTTGACCATGGGCGTCCTCCTCTCCGGCCACGAAAAGGGAGGGGAGATGGCCAAGGCCCTTTGGGGCCTAAAGGAAGCCTTCCTCGTGGCGTTTTTCCTAGACATAGGGCTCCGGGAAGGGTTAAGGGGCGTGGAGCCGGGACTGGTCCTGGCCTCCCTCCTCCTCGTCCTGATCAAATCCCCCCTTTTCTTCGCCCTCTTTCTCCTCCTGGGGCTTCGGGCCCGCACCGCCTTCGTGAGCGGGATGTACCTGGGGAACTACTCGGAGTTTGCCCTCATCGTGGGGGTGGTCCTGGAGCGGGCGGGGCTTTTGCCCTATAGCCTTCCCACCCTGGCCTTAGGGGTAGCGCTTTCCATGGCCGTTTCCGCCCCCCTGGCCCGGTACAGCCATAGCCTTTACAAGCGCCTCGAGGCCCGCCTCCTTCCCCTGGAGCGAAGGGTGGCCCACCCCGACCAGGAACCCGAGCGCCTGGAAGGGGCCACGGCGCTCATCGTGGGCATGGGCCGCACGGGGGGCGCCGTCTACCGCATTCTGGAGGCCGGGGGGGAGCGCCCCGTGGGCCTGGACGCCGACCCGGAGAAGGTGGCCCGCCACCAGGCCAAGGGGCGCAGGGTCTTCTACGGGGACGCGGAGGACCCCGAGCTTTGGGAACGCCTGGACCTAAGCGGCCTGAAAGCCGTGGTCTTGGCCCTGCCCGACCTGGAGGCCAAACTGCTGGCCGCCCGCTGGCTGAAGGAGCGGGGCTTTAAGGGGATCCTGGCCGCCACCAGCTTCCACCTGGAGGAGGACCCCGCCTTGGAAGCCGCGGGCGTGACCCTCCTCTTCCACCCCTTCCGCGAGGCGGGGGAACGCCTGGCGGAAAGGGTCCTGGAGAAGCTGGCTATAATGGGTGGGGTGAGCCATGGCCGGTCATAG
- a CDS encoding YebC/PmpR family DNA-binding transcriptional regulator, protein MAGHSKWAQIKRKKAANDLKRGKIISKHLRAIQAAARAGGSPYPEANVQLRNAIEAARADDVPMENIERLLQKLQGGGDGAEQYEEIVYEGYAPGGVALLVYALTDNRNRTAGEVRHVFNKYGGSLGASGSVAWQFERKGVIVCANSEAAQEAAIELGALDLEEEGESLTIYTDPAGTYRIAEELKARGIPVEAAEVVQHPQNTVALPPEEALKVMRLVEALEDLDDVQHVYTNLDPASLQVEA, encoded by the coding sequence ATGGCCGGTCATAGCAAGTGGGCACAGATCAAGCGCAAGAAAGCCGCCAACGACCTCAAGCGCGGCAAGATCATCTCCAAACACCTAAGGGCCATCCAGGCGGCGGCGCGAGCCGGGGGAAGCCCCTACCCGGAGGCCAACGTCCAGCTACGAAACGCCATTGAGGCGGCCCGCGCCGACGATGTCCCCATGGAAAACATTGAGCGCCTCCTGCAAAAGCTGCAAGGCGGCGGGGACGGGGCCGAGCAGTACGAGGAGATCGTCTACGAGGGGTATGCCCCGGGGGGCGTGGCCCTTTTGGTCTACGCCCTCACCGACAACCGCAACCGGACCGCCGGGGAGGTGCGCCACGTGTTCAACAAATACGGGGGCTCCCTGGGGGCCAGCGGCAGCGTGGCCTGGCAGTTTGAGCGCAAGGGGGTGATCGTCTGCGCAAACTCCGAGGCGGCGCAAGAGGCGGCCATTGAGCTAGGGGCCTTGGACCTCGAGGAGGAAGGGGAAAGCCTCACCATCTACACCGACCCCGCCGGTACCTACCGCATCGCCGAGGAGCTAAAGGCGCGGGGCATCCCCGTGGAGGCGGCGGAGGTGGTGCAGCACCCGCAGAACACCGTGGCCTTGCCCCCGGAGGAGGCCCTGAAGGTCATGCGCCTGGTGGAAGCCTTGGAGGACCTTGACGACGTGCAACACGTCTACACCAACCTGGACCCCGCAAGCCTCCAGGTGGAGGCCTAA